AATTTCACTGAGTTCCACTTAATCTATATTCAAAAATTGATTTAAATGATTAAGTCTCTGCTTTATTTTGTCTGGGCAGGTTTATTTGAAATAGGCGGCGGCTACTTGATCTGGTTATGGTTGCGCGAAGGTAAGTCGTTCTGGTGGGGGATATTGGGTGGAATTGCTCTAGCTGTTTATGGGATCATTGCTACTTTCCAAAGCGCTAACTTTGGCAGAGTCTATGCTGCTTATGGTGGCGTGTTTATCGTTATGGCAATGCTTTGGGGTTGGAAAGTTGATGGTGTAACTCCAGACTTTTACGACCTCCTAGGAGCCTGTTTAGCTGTGGCGAGTGTTTTAATTATCATGTTTGCACCCAGAGGATAAGTAATAATACTTATCAATGTTTATTTTGTATTGCATTGTACTAAACACATAATAATTTCACGCTAAGATACAGCGGCAAATCTGAACAGAAGCTGCTGCCCGATTACTAAGTCAAGATGAAAACAAGGCTTTTTATTACCTACTTGAGGATAAGTAGCAATGATAACGACTACGTATTCAAGTGTGAATTATAAATAAATATCATTTTATATTTATTTGTGCGAATTTACTGAAACAAATACTGCTAATTGTAATACTTCA
This region of Nostoc sp. UHCC 0302 genomic DNA includes:
- a CDS encoding YnfA family protein — its product is MIKSLLYFVWAGLFEIGGGYLIWLWLREGKSFWWGILGGIALAVYGIIATFQSANFGRVYAAYGGVFIVMAMLWGWKVDGVTPDFYDLLGACLAVASVLIIMFAPRG